GGGTACCGGCAGCTCAGCAGCGATTACGGACGCCGGGTTCTTGATGGCGAGGAGGAGATGCACTACGGCGTGGACATCGTGGCACCCACCGGCACCGTGGTCCGCGCGGCGCGGGCCGGGCGCGTGCTGGAATCCCGGCCCGACTTCGACCGTGGCTGGGGCTGGACGGTCGTGATCGAGCATCCCGACGGCTGGATCACCCGCTACGCCCACCTCAGCGTCACCCTGATCCGTCAGGGCGCACTCGTCGAGGGCGGACAGGCCATCGGGCGCGTCGGCAGCACCGGACGCAGCACCGGGCCGCACCTGCATTTCGGTACCTACCTGAAATGGGTTCCGCGCGATCCCCTGAGCCTGTACTGACTGCGAAGCCACCCATGAACACGGTTCATTACGCAGAGGCGCGTGGAGAACACGCCGGGGCAGCGCTGCGCGGCTTTCTGCATCACCTGCCCACCCGGCCCGGCTTTCTGGGCGCCGAGCTGCTGTCCAGTCCGGATCAGCCGGGGCTGTATCTGGTTGCCAGCCGCTGGGCCGGCCCGGTGCCGCTGCTGGACATTCCAGAGGGCACCAGGGCGTGGACCTTCACGGTGCTGGACGCCCGCTGAGGAGCGGGACCTAGAGTTCCGGCAGGTAACCCGTTACCTCGTCCAGCAGGTCATGGGCGGTCAGCTCCAGGCGCACCGGGGTCACGCTGATCAGCCCGGCCTGCACCGCACCGTAGTCTGTGTCGTCCTCGTGGGCGTCGGCGGCGCGGCTGGTCCCGGCGACCCAGTGGTACTCGCGGCCCTCGGGGTCCTGGCGGGTCACAATGCGGTCTTCCCACTGGTGGCGGCCCACCCGGGTCACACGCACGCCGACCGCCGCGCGGCTGGGAAAGTTCACGTTCAGCAGCGTGCGGGGGGGCAGGCCGCGGGAGAGCACCTGACGGGCCAGCCGCGCGGCGTAGGCGGCCCCGACCGCGAAGTCGTACTCGCCGTCCGGGCCGCTCTGCTGGCTGAAGGCAATGGAGGGCAGGCCCAGCGCCAGACCCTCGATGGCGGCGGCCACCGTGCCGCTGTGGGTCAGGTCGTCGCCCAGGTTGGGACCCAGATTGATGCCGCTGACCACCAGATCAGGCCGCCCAAGCAGATGCACGCCCAGCACCACGCAGTCGGCGGGTGTGCCGTCCACCCGGTAGGCCGGCAGGTCGCCGAAACCCGCCGCGGCGGTGTGCTTGAAGCGCAACGGACGGCGGATGGTGATGCCGTGGCCCACCGCCGACTGTTCCACGTCGGGGGCCACCACCGTCACGTCGGCGAACTCGCTCATGGCAAGGCCCAGGGCCTTGATGCCCGGCGAGAAGATGCCGTCGTCGTTGGACACCAGGATGCGGGGCCGGGGGGAAGCAGGATCGCTCATGTCGGGCAGGCTAGCGCGCCAGCGTCAGGGCGGGAATATGTTCTGAGCGCTGGGCCGATTCCGGCCCCCTGCGGAGCAACAGAGGGGGGCCGGAACCGGCAGTGCCCCCGCGGTGTTCCGGGCAGTCTACTTGCCCTGTTGGGCGAGTTTCAGGTAGTACGCGCTGGATTTGTCGCTGGGGTCCAGGGCCACGGCGCGGCCATAGGCCTCGGCAGCCCCGGCGTAGTTGCCCGCCTCGTAGCGGGTGCGGCCCAGCCACGCCCAGGCCTTGGCGTAGTTCGGGTTCTGGCTGGCGGCGTTCAGGAAGCCGCTCTGGGCCGCCGCCTTGTTGCCGCTGGCGTACTGGCTGTAGGCCGCGCGGAAAACGCGCACCGCGTCCAGGCCGTACTGCGCTCCTTCCTGCGCGAAGGCCAGATTGTACTTGTCGGCGTCGTTGGCCTCGGGCAGCGCCGTGACCCCCTGATACGCCGCCAGCGCCGCCTGGGCGTTGCCCAGCGTCAGCGCCAGCCGCCCGGCCTGCCGCCAAGCCTCGGCAAAGTTGGGGGCGGCGCGGGCGGCCTCCTGAAACCCGGCGAGCGCCTGCGCCTGACGTCCGGCATCCAGTTCGCTGTACGCGCGGCTGAAGGCGCGGGTGGCGGCCGGGCCGTAGGTACCGGCCCGGCGCGCGAGGTCCTGAAAGTACGTCAGCGTCTTGTCGCCGGGATTCAGCTTCAGGGCCAGGGTGTACAGGGCCTGCGCCCGGGCGTACTCCCCACTTTCCAGCGCGGTGCGGGCGGCCCAGGTCGCGCACTGGGCGTTCTGCGGGTCAAGCTGCAGGCACTGCCCGAAGGATGTGGCGGCCACGTCCGGCTGGTTGCGGACATACGCCGCGTAGCCCAGGTTGTACTGCGCGGTGGCGGCGGCAGTGGCCTCGGGGCTGCCGGCGCGGACGGGCGCCACCTTGAAGTAGGCGTTCCAGCCCAGTTCCGCCTGCCGCCAGAAGCCCACCTCGGTGTAGATCTGGGCGCGCAGCTTGAGGTACTCGGGATTGTTCGGCTCGGCGCTCACGGCGGCCTCGGCGGCGCCCGCAGCCTGTTTCCACAGCGTCTGGTCGATGTTGGCGCTGCCGCGCGGGTACGTGGTGCGGGCGCGGGCCGCCAGATCGCGGGCCTGATTGGCGGCCTCGGCGGCGCTGGCATACGTCACGGGCTGGGGGACGAAGGCCGGCTGGCCTGCCGGGGCGTCCGGGGCCGTCTGGGCCACGGCGGGCGCGGCGCTCAGGCCCAGGGCGAGCAGGGTCCCCAGCAACAGGCGGGCGGACGGGCGGCGTTTGGGGGTCGACATGGTGGAAACCTCCTGAAGTCAAGGGTGAAAGAAAAAGCAGATGCTCCTCCGACCCTAGGTGGGGGCAGTGGGGTGCGCGTGAGAAAATCCGCACTTCAGTGAATCTTCGGTTGATGTTTCTGAGGCAATGGAGTTGGGTCGCCGGCGGGCTCTGTTTTGGCCGGCGCTGTTCTCCCACCGCCGCGTCCCGCCAGACCGGATTTTGGCAGTGGGACTGACGTTCCTGACGGCAGGCGGGTGTTAGGGTCCGGCCATGACTCCGCCGCAGATGGCCCCCGGCACCACCGACGTGTTCTTCGATTTCCTGTGCCCGTACGCGTGGCGCGGTGTGGAACTGGCGGAAGCGCTGCGTGAACCGGACACCTCCTTCCGGCTGCGGCATTTCTCGCTGGTGCAGGGCAACCACCCCGGCAACGCGGGGCAGGCGGAGCCGCGGTGGTGGCTTACCGATCAGCCCATAGGCGAGGGCAGCCACGCCCAGCAGGCCAGCCTGCGGGCCTTCCTGGCGGCGGGCGCGGCAGCCCGGCAGGGGGAGGAGCGGAGCTGGGCCTTTACGCTGGACCTCCTGCGGGCGGTCCATGAACACAAGAAGCCGCTGGATGAGGACACGGTGCAGGCAGCGGCGCGGGCCGCCGGGCTGGACGCTGGGCAGTTTGCCGCCGACCGCGCCGACGAATGCGGCCTGCGCGCCCGCCTGCGGACCGATCTGGTCGAGGCCGCCGGGATCGGGGTGTTCGGCACGCCCACCTTCGTGTCGCCTGAGGGCAGCGCCGCGTACTACCGCTTCGAGAACCTGACCCGTGACCCCGCGACGGCGCGGCAGTGGTGGACTCTGTACGGCGAGGTACTGAGGTCGGGAGCGGGCATCGCCACCGTCAAGCGGGCGAGGCACCGTCCGGCCCACAAGACGGATCAGCCGGCGCCCCCGTTCCTGGCCGGGCAGCCGGCGTGAGGCCCAGCGCCCGCGCCACCGCGCCCAGCGGCGGCTGCATGCCGCTGCGCACCTCCATGTAGGCGCGGTACAGCGGGCCGAAGCTGTGCATCAGCACGGCCATCACACCGTGGTCGTCCACGGTCAGGCCCTGAATGCAGAAGCCGTGCCGCAGCTTGGGCACGAGCACGGCCGTGTTCGTGGCGTGGTGGTGGCTGCGGACCCGGTCGTAGCCCCCGGCCTGCAGCGCGCCCAGCACCGCGGGCAGCAGCCGGGTGTACAGCCCCCGGCCCCGGTGGGCGGGCAGCAGGGCGGTATTCACCATGTACGCAGTGCGGGCGTCCCACTGCC
This genomic window from Deinococcus aerophilus contains:
- a CDS encoding antibiotic biosynthesis monooxygenase family protein, with translation MNTVHYAEARGEHAGAALRGFLHHLPTRPGFLGAELLSSPDQPGLYLVASRWAGPVPLLDIPEGTRAWTFTVLDAR
- the surE gene encoding 5'/3'-nucleotidase SurE; its protein translation is MSDPASPRPRILVSNDDGIFSPGIKALGLAMSEFADVTVVAPDVEQSAVGHGITIRRPLRFKHTAAAGFGDLPAYRVDGTPADCVVLGVHLLGRPDLVVSGINLGPNLGDDLTHSGTVAAAIEGLALGLPSIAFSQQSGPDGEYDFAVGAAYAARLARQVLSRGLPPRTLLNVNFPSRAAVGVRVTRVGRHQWEDRIVTRQDPEGREYHWVAGTSRAADAHEDDTDYGAVQAGLISVTPVRLELTAHDLLDEVTGYLPEL
- a CDS encoding tetratricopeptide repeat protein, translated to MSTPKRRPSARLLLGTLLALGLSAAPAVAQTAPDAPAGQPAFVPQPVTYASAAEAANQARDLAARARTTYPRGSANIDQTLWKQAAGAAEAAVSAEPNNPEYLKLRAQIYTEVGFWRQAELGWNAYFKVAPVRAGSPEATAAATAQYNLGYAAYVRNQPDVAATSFGQCLQLDPQNAQCATWAARTALESGEYARAQALYTLALKLNPGDKTLTYFQDLARRAGTYGPAATRAFSRAYSELDAGRQAQALAGFQEAARAAPNFAEAWRQAGRLALTLGNAQAALAAYQGVTALPEANDADKYNLAFAQEGAQYGLDAVRVFRAAYSQYASGNKAAAQSGFLNAASQNPNYAKAWAWLGRTRYEAGNYAGAAEAYGRAVALDPSDKSSAYYLKLAQQGK
- a CDS encoding DsbA family protein, whose amino-acid sequence is MTPPQMAPGTTDVFFDFLCPYAWRGVELAEALREPDTSFRLRHFSLVQGNHPGNAGQAEPRWWLTDQPIGEGSHAQQASLRAFLAAGAAARQGEERSWAFTLDLLRAVHEHKKPLDEDTVQAAARAAGLDAGQFAADRADECGLRARLRTDLVEAAGIGVFGTPTFVSPEGSAAYYRFENLTRDPATARQWWTLYGEVLRSGAGIATVKRARHRPAHKTDQPAPPFLAGQPA